In the Topomyia yanbarensis strain Yona2022 chromosome 3, ASM3024719v1, whole genome shotgun sequence genome, one interval contains:
- the LOC131690533 gene encoding acyl-coenzyme A diphosphatase FITM2, producing the protein MATKRKPIHTQTGSAQRPNMNFRTSVNDTTARAEAKGTRPTPAPTTIKETLTMMVLHVCKKIIFFDTNLKVPLYLGSLFIVSLIGDFLPYPKTYLARSDNLFNVYFVKMGWAWTLLFSLPFLALTSVTLCCGDHQKLVKNHLPRLGIATGFWFVWTKLFNVIESTYGRCSTRGFDSKSGCLKAGHLWSGFDISGHAFILIYSSLILMEEARSIIGWESIKEHLRNEEHNRAKNDTTQGTNPLKSLKNDDLKALKHFYTRYTPTIRLLFVGMTMLQLLWDVMLVGTMLYYHRMVEKVLSGIFAVLTWFFTYRAWYPTQNLLPDPVGKGLFNYQVASRPAEIGLRRRGSLLQPNSSQSSDIPKFMGMPLYAARQQPSSPANTVGGTISPQDSGMGSSFVSTSTSFNSNAGASRLGASTGGGNFDMNNPPLSRFQQSMHRSRFDRVE; encoded by the coding sequence ATGGCAACAAAGCGTAAACCAATCCACACGCAAACGGGTAGCGCGCAACGTCCAAACATGAACTTCCGGACCAGTGTGAATGACACAACAGCGCGAGCAGAGGCGAAAGGTACACGCCCAACACCGGCACCGACCACGATTAAAGAAACTCTCACGATGATGGTGTTACACGTGTGCAAaaagattatatttttcgacacCAATCTTAAAGTACCGCTCTACTTAGGGAGCCTGTTCATTGTATCTCTGATAGGAGATTTTCTGCCTTATCCTAAAACGTACCTTGCAAGATCGGACAACTTATTCAATGTGTACTTCGTGAAAATGGGATGGGCGTGGACATTACTGTTTTCGCTGCCCTTCCTGGCGTTGACATCGGTGACATTATGCTGTGGGGATCACCAAAAGCTGGTGAAAAATCATCTTCCAAGGCTAGGAATTGCAACCGGGTTCTGGTTCGTGTGGACCAAGTTGTTTAACGTCATTGAATCTACGTATGGCCGTTGTAGCACCCGAGGCTTTGATTCAAAATCGGGTTGTTTGAAAGCGGGGCATCTGTGGAGTGGGTTCGATATTTCCGGACATGCCTTTATTCTGATTTACTCAAGTCTTATCCTGATGGAGGAAGCTCGATCAATTATAGGCTGGGAAAGCATTAAAGAGCACCTTCGTAATGAGGAACATAATAGAGCCAAAAATGACACAACGCAAGGAACAAATCCTCTGAAAAGTTTGAAAAATGACGACCTGAAGGCTTTAAAGCATTTCTACACTAGATACACTCCCACGATTCGGTTGCTTTTCGTTGGTATGACCATGCTTCAACTGCTGTGGGACGTAATGCTGGTTGGAACGATGCTATACTACCACCGGATGGTAGAAAAGGTTCTCAGTGGGATCTTTGCTGTACTGACTTGGTTCTTCACGTATCGTGCTTGGTATCCGACACAGAATCTCTTACCGGATCCAGTCGGCAAAGGTCTCTTCAACTATCAGGTCGCGTCTCGACCAGCAGAAATCGGTCTCCGAAGACGTGGTAGTTTACTGCAGCCTAACTCGTCGCAGTCATCTGATATACCTAAATTTATGGGTATGCCTCTGTACGCAGCAAGACAACAGCCCAGCTCCCCTGCCAACACTGTAGGAGGAACCATATCGCCACAGGATTCCGGCATGGGGTCATCGTTCGTAAGTACTTCCACTTCCTTCAACAGCAACGCAGGTGCGTCACGGTTAGGAGCCTCTACCGGAGGCGGAAATTTTGATATGAACAATCCGCCTTTGTCTCGTTTCCAGCAGAGTATGCACCGAAGCAGATTTGACCGGGTTGAGTAG
- the LOC131694158 gene encoding uncharacterized protein LOC131694158, with amino-acid sequence MELSQHELAELEERLYSSIHHASAEPNVCTNNSAESTPLPTALNELVPSRHRVVSDKAIVNDGRRNNLKLKRYWSSMQQKSKTYPGIQNNKPWSGVSSISGVSNEEDVSISRQQSFTPYQSILGPPNEALEKGGPNIELVGVMPNEEKQRKKKSVQGDGKKIPNINSIKNRKLEQLKKVKAKRVKAQRSRQKAFTDQQRLVATIEIESSSEEDGEYRSPDPIKQESKEEIIGHQDLEDSDPDEVVVIPSAPPPLVCIESTDDEGDKNNFTHPKSKKKKNTKKNSPRCLSPSNSSIMSDDFIGQNDRTRLNDSFIEGMTNDVELDCSALPTVGSLLAGERLGGVVDISRGARAPSISSEGTVATSSDTTDQDKRNSLKKAPTPPIVSHFGAMSKSCSTPKQSLQVKKVAGNSKGPKLPEEDSIYTSTSAKKSKSLIEICPRSISSDESNGGNISSHSKRSKSYHSDASNKSSKKRKNRRQRDSEHYSDEDFASMLTDIVQAISENEEEESSEEDDASHNENQPSTAAVDRTIDLHPDSSNDILEIKDQEPSTISLPQVEQRNTVEVFPSQVPHDINDSAVVCLENDSPPVISLLNESADERKRDNTPLKKFHRREDEPEYCWNNEIRKFYNNSWNCEDFNISTVMFNMPRSSKSWPIVHKDKYPDPPRKEITCNNCGERGHMRYRCQNPPKPRTCYMCGQTGHQEPRCPNTVCLKCGEKTRNFLRGCQSCAREQHMTCHLCGVRGHGQRNCPDKWRRYHSTIEDNKPLTRTFVRNPNAKHCCICSLPGHEAHMCNAALRIFGQLVPTTEVKNYQPVYYINERYRQQDEKNEQKFNMFSDMADYRLNFDGKFAMNEKSFYNRFAKSVGLLDKKKRREERLARRMRREARKRKQAAETTTGDGKVVCNEESKDADPSTKAKEVAQESTGDPTKTAKEDSNYSFSEFFEESPVTSQPHAQEPLPDYIPLTSSETPSSSTLVCSAEQNSDAKIYLTKPHAKILLGPNGAAFLKDASAKFTLKLSVSFQSVGNVLMVNGSSIAQDNFHNELVKYLNDASHQNEQLKNINNVPKLTEKTIIYIVEHLQLLTRPYLNVKNIFNRYQNFDGNAKTADKIRRTLNIVLFGQFGMREGRDHLNKLQLNLKELRNSQDLNVSMSVRNEINQHIRYIFTGYDHANYGDIVNEYEELRRKQKLIKVRPEDLDLPQISPTKNRHMSDNDESKGIDEHNRSMNFLDYIDDDLILNTSDQLIESNNSELIGGYEQRKSNQPRTNPNESSSSSSVSSSNQQQTPKTKGNSSKQQKIDTLLSECHHMVKLLDNGPITAKFDRIVCQAREGHMSKANYRTLLGIHSILKSKLGRRLQSRKKHSS; translated from the exons atg GAGTTAAGTCAGCATGAGTTGGCCGAACTGGAAGAAAGGTTATATTCCAGTATACATCATGCAAGTGCGGAACcaaatgtatgtacaaataatTCAGCGGAATCAACACCACTGCCAACTGCTTTAAATGAATTGGTTCCTTCTCGTCATCGTGTGGTTAGCGATAAGGCGATCGTCAATGATGGTCGTCGGAACAATTTAAAACTGAAGCGTTATTGGAGTTCGatgcaacaaaaatcaaaaacatacCCAGGTATTCAAAACAACAAACCCTGGAGTGGAGTATCCAGTATTAGCGGGGTTTCAAATGAAGAGGATGTTTCCATATCCAGACAACAATCATTCACACCTTATCAGTCGATACTTGGACCACCAAATGAAGCTTTAGAGAAGGGTGGACCTAACATAGAGTTAGTAGGTGTGATGCCTAACGaggaaaaacaaagaaaaaagaaaagtgTTCAAGGAGATGGAAAGAAAATTCCTAATATAAACAGCATTAAAAACAGAAAATTAGAACAGCTAAAAAAGGTGAAAGCAAAAAGAGTTAAGGCTCAACGAAGTCGTCAGAAGGCCTTCACGGATCAGCAGCGGTTAGTAGCTACGATAGAAATAGAATCATCTTCGGAAGAAGATGGGGAATACCGTTCACCAGATCCCATCAAACAGGAATCGAAAGAAGAGATAATAGGACATCAAGATTTAGAGGACTCTGACCCAGATGAAGTGGTTGTTATTCCATCTGCACCACCTCCGCTTGTCTGCATAGAGAGCACTGATGATGAGGGAGATAAGAACAACTTTACCCatccaaaatcaaaaaagaagaaaaatacaaaaaagaacTCGCCTCGTTGTTTGAGCCCATCGAATAGTTCTATCATGTCAGATGATTTCATCGGACAAAATGATCGGACTCGTTTGAACGACAGCTTCATCGAAGGGATGACGAACGACGTAGAACTCGATTGTTCGGCACTGCCCACTGTTGGCTCACTGCTGGCTGGTGAACGATTAGGTGGTGTTGTCGATATTAGTCGTGGAGCACGGGCCCCTTCTATCTCTTCTGAAGGAACAGTTGCTACGAGCAGTGATACCACCGACCAAGACAAACGCAATAGTCTTAAAAAGGCTCCCACACCCCCGATTGTCAGTCATTTTGGAGCGATGTCCAAATCATGTTCGACGCCAAAGCAATCTTTGCAAGTAAAGAAAGTTGCTGGTAACTCTAAAGGGCCGAAGCTGCCTGAAGAAGACAGTATCTATACTAGCACATCGGCCAAGAAATCGAAGTCGCTTATAGAAATATGCCCTCGTAGCATTTCATCCGATGAAAGCAACGGCGGGAATATTTCATCTCACTCGAAACGATCGAAATCTTACCATTCAGATGCCAGCAACAAAAGTTCAAAGAAGCGTAAAAATCGCCGTCAGCGTGATTCCGAGCATTACTCCGATGAGGATTTTGCCTCGATGCTAACCGATATCGTTCAAGCCATTTCCGAGAACGAAGAAGAAGAAAGTTCTGAGGAAGACGACGCGTCGCATAACGAAAATCAACCCTCTACGGCTGCAGTAGATCGAACAATTGATCTGCATCCCGACAGTTCGAACGATATTCTTGAGATTAAAGATCAGGAGCCAAGCACAATCAGCCTACCGCAGGTGGAACAACGCAATACAGTTGAAGTCTTTCCTTCCCAAGTTCCGCATGATATCAACGATTCGGCAGTTGTGTGTCTTGAAAACGACTCACCACCTGTCATTAGTTTGCTCAACGAATCAGCTGACGAACGGAAGAGAGACAATACGCCTCTTAAAAAATTTCATCGCAGAGAGGATGAACCAGAGTACTGCTGGAACAACGAAATCAGAAAGTTCTACAACAATTCTTGGAATTGTGAAGATTTCAACATTTCGACTGTGATGTTTAACATGCCTC GATCTAGCAAGAGCTGGCCTATCGTGCATAAGGACAAATACCCGGATCCCCCGCGGAAGGAAATCACTTGCAACAACTGCGGCGAACGAGGACACATGCGCTATCGATGTCAAAATCCACCGAAACCAAGAACCTGTTACATGTGTGGACAAACCGGACACCAGGAACCTCGTTGTCCCAATACCGTTTGCCTTAAG TGTGGAGAGAAGACGAGAAATTTCCTTCGCGGTTGTCAGTCGTGCGCCCGCGAACAGCACATGACCTGCCATCTCTGTGGAGTGCGTGGGCATGGCCAACGAAACTGTCCGGATAAGTGGAGGCGCTATCATTCGACG ATCGAAGATAATAAACCATTGACACGAACTTTCGTGCGCAATCCAAACGCGAAGCATTGCTGCATTTGTTCGCTTCCCGGTCATGAAGCGCATATGTGCAATGCTGCGCTGCGAATTTTCGGCCAACTCGTACCGACTACCGAGGTGAAGAACTACCAGCCGGTGTACTACATTAACGAGCGGTATCGCCAGCAAGACgagaaaaatgaacaaaaattcaaCATGTTTAGCGATATGGCCGACTATCGGCTTAATTTTGACGGCAAGTTTGCGATGAATGAGAAAAGTTTCTACAACCGATTCGCTAAGTCAGTCGGACTGTTGGATAAGAAAAAGCGAAGAGAGGAACGGCTGGCTCGTAGAATGCGCCGAGAAGCCAGAAAACGCAAACAAGCGGCTGAAACAACTACGGGAGATGGGAAGGTTGTTTGCAATGAAGAGTCGAAGGATGCTGACCCATCCACTAAAGCGAAAGAAGTTGCCCAAGAGAGCACAGGTGATCCAACTAAAACTGCCAAGGAGGACTCGAACTACAGTTTCTCTGAATTCTTCGAAGAATCTCCGGTAACATCGCAACCTCATGCACAGGAACCGTTGCCGGACTACATTCCGCTAACGTCTAGCGAAACCCCCTCTTCCTCGACTCTTGTATGCTCCGCGGAACAAAATAGCGACGCAAAGATTTATCTCACAAAACCTCACGCAAAGATTCTGCTTGGACCCAACGGAGCAGCATTTCTCAAAGATGCCTCCGCCAAGTTTACCCTCAAGCTCAGCGTTTCGTTCCAGTCTGTGGGAAATGTTTTGATGGTAAATGGTTCTTCGATAGCTCAGGATAATTTCCATAACGAGTTGGTCAAATATTTGAACGACGCATCGCACCAAAACGAACAACTGAAAAATATCAACAATGTTCCGAAACTTACCGAGAAAACGATTATTTATATAGTGGAACATTTGCAGTTACTAACGCGACCatatttaaatgttaaaaacatttttaatcgcTATCAAAATTTTGATGGTAATGCAAAAACTGCCGATAAAATTCGCCGAACGTTGAATATTGTTCTTTTCGGCCAGTTTGGCATGCGAGAAGGAAGAGATCATCTCAATAAGCTACAGCTCAACCTTAAAGAACTGAGAAACAGCCAAGACCTGAATGTTTCCATGTCTGTCAGGAACGAGATCAACCAGCACATTCGTTATATTTTCACCGGCTACGATCATGCAAACTATGGCGACATAGTAAACGAGTATGAGGAGCTTCGGAGAAAACAAAAATTGATTAAGGTAAGGCCTGAAGATTTGGATCTCCCGCAGATTTCGCCTACTAAAAACAGACACATGTCCGACAATGATGAGTCCAAGGGTATTGATGAACATAATCGTTCGATGAATTTTCTTGACTACATCGATGATGATCTCATTCTAAATACCTCCGATCAACTGATAGAGTCCAACAATAGTGAGCTGATTGGAGGCTATGAACAGCGAAAGTCAAACCAGCCTAGAACGAACCCAAAcgaatcatcatcatcgtcatctgTATCATCTTCGAATCAACAACAAACGCCAAAAACTAAAGGTAACAGCTCTAAGCAACAGAAAATCGATACCCTGCTGAGTGAGTGCCATCATATGGTCAAGTTGCTCGACAACGGTCCAATCACTGCAAAGTTCGATCGGATCGTTTGTCAAGCGAGAGAGGGTCATATGTCTAAAGCAAACTATCGCACACTACTGGGTATCCATTCGATCCTGAAAAGTAAACTTGGCCGCAGGTTGCAATCAAGAAAGAAACATTCAAGCTAG
- the LOC131690139 gene encoding eukaryotic translation initiation factor 3 subunit L gives MYSNEDYSEGGYDDYGYDTGVVDDGVYDRGYYPMHEDVKKFLVYFCSVIKGGVVYEIQNLYENTFPKLSEQHFEKKAWPSEDEVAHLVDNDNLFMILYKELYYRHLHARIQGGPSLEQRLNSFYNYCNFFNYILPSKEPVQLELPDIWLWELIDEFVYQFQNFAQYRARLTDKSDEEMDTLLNNNSKVWNILCILNVLHSLVSMSKIKDQLEAAAAGHDPEEVAGEFGRHSFYKMLGYFSLVGLLRVHSLLGDYHQAIKVLEPIEIHKKSQYSHIPACQISTSYYVGFAYMMMRRYSDAIRTFSSILLYIQRTKQLYSARSYQNDQINKQTDQMYHLLAICLVLHPQCIDESIQQVLREKNYHDNMYKMQCGDLDTFRTFFVFACPKFVSPVPPPSDAPVDDYVKEALEHQTNVFMDEVRQQQELPTIRSYLKLYTTLPLLKLASFMDNIPQDEIGEQKIENLLTHLLCFKHKMKNIVWTKGASGLEGKFQSGSELDFFIDKDMIHIADTKVSHRYGDFFIRKIMKFEDLNRRLHNLKG, from the exons ATGTACTCTAACGAAGACTACTCAGAAGGG GGCTACGATGACTACGGCTACGACACAGGAGTGGTAGACGACGGTGTTTATGACCGAGGCTACTATCCGATGCATGAAGATGTGAAAAAGTTTCTGGTGTATTTCTGCAGTGTGATCAAAGGCGGTGTTGTCtacgaaattcaaaatttgtacgaGAATACTTTTCCCAAATTAAGCGAGCAGCACTTCGAGAAGAAAGCTTGGCCCAGCGAGGATGAAGTTGCTCATCTGGTGGATAATGATAATCTGTTCATGATTCTGTACAAGGAACTTTACTATCGCCATTTGCACGCCAGAATTCAGGGAGGCCCGTCGTTGGAACAGCGATTGAATTCGTTCTATAATTACTGCAACTTTTTCAATTATATCCTGCCCTCAAAGGAGCCGGTTCAGTTGGAACTTCCCGACATTTGGTTGTGGGAATTGATTGACGAATTTGTTTATCAGTTTCAAAATTTTGCACAGTACCGGGCAAGATTAACAGACAAGAGCGACGAGGAAATGGACACGCTGCTGAACAATAACAGCAAAGTTTGGAATATTCTTTGTATTCTGAACGTACTCCATTCATTGGTTTCGATGTCAAAGATTAAAGATCAATTGGAAGCCGCTGCAGCTGGTCATGATCCGGAGGAAGTGGCCGGCGAATTTGGTCGCCATTCTTTCTACAAGATGCTGGGGTACTTCAGCTTAGTTGGACTGTTACGTGTCCATTCACTTCTAGGTGATTATCATCAGGCCATTAAAGTTCTGGAACCGATCGAGATTCACAAGAAAAGCCAATACTCGCACATCCCGGCTTGCCAAATTTCGACTTCCTATTACGTTGGATTTGCCTACATGATGATGAGACGTTACTCCGATGCTATTCGCACATTTTCGTCAATCCTTTTGTATATCCAGCGTACTAAGCAATTATACAGTGCTCGTTCGTACCAGAATGATCAGATTAACAAGCAAACGGATCAAATGTACCACCTGTTGGCTATTTGTTTGGTATTGCATCCTCAATGCATTGATGAATCCATTCAACAAGTATTACGCGAGAAAAACTATCACGATAATATGTACAAAATGCAGTGTGGTGATTTGGATACTTTCCGCACATTCTTTGTGTTTGCTTGCCCAAAATTTGTTTCTCCGGTTCCTCCACCGTCAGATGCACCGGTTGACGACTACGTCAAAGAAGCTTTGGAACATCAAACCAACGTATTCATGGATGAAGTTCGCCAGCAACAAGAGCTACCAACTATTCGTTCATATTTGAAACTATACACCACACTTCCCTTACTGAAATTGGCCTCGTTTATGGACAACATCCCGCAGGACGAAATTGGCGAGCAGAAAATCGAAAACTTGTTGACCCATTTGCTTTGCTTCAAACATAAGATgaagaacattgtttggaccaAGGGAGCAAGCGGTTTGGAAGGCAAGTTCCAGTCAGGTTCCGAGTTGGATTTCTTCATCGACAAGGACATGATTCACATTGCGGACACTAAAGTTTCGCACCGTTACGGCGACTTCTTTATCCGCAAgatcatgaaatttgaagattTGAACCGTCGTTTGCACAACTTGAAGGGTTGA